CCGTTCTGGCTGACTCGCTTCCCGGACCATCCGTTGGCGAAAGTCGGCTCGATGGCGAAAGCCGCCAAGTTGGTGCGAGGGTACGGCGAGAACCGGGATCCGCTGGCGCTCGCGATCTTCGAGCAGCAGGCGATGGCAATCGGTCGCCTGTTCACGATTGCCGCCAACTTCACCGATCCGGACGCCTATTTCGTGGGCGGCGGCGTCGTCGAGGCCGCACCGGATTTTCGTGAGTGGTTCCTGAGTCGAGTGCGCGAGCACACCGGCCTCCGAGAAGAGCAAGAACTGATCGCCCGCTTCGAGGTCGTCGTCGATCTCGATATGGCTGGCGCGCGCGGTGCGGCGATTGCGGCGCTCGAGACCGTGCACGGGCATTGACGGCGCGCTCGGCGAGCGCGCCCTACCTGGACCAAAGTAGGGACTGGACAAAAGGTAGGGACGCCTCGCCGAGGCGTCCGCTCATTCTTCGTAGGCTGGCGGTCGCCAGGGCTGTCTTGGTTGCAAGAACATCGCGTTTACCTCGCGGTACCAGGCGTGCAGCTGGTCCCGAAGCTCCTCGACGCGCTCCGGCTCCTTGGGGGCCAGGTCGTGGCGCTCCCCGATGTCATCCGCCAAGTTGTACAGGTGAGCGCGGCCATCCTCGTACCGCTCGATCAGCTTCCAGTCTCCAACCCGCACGGCTCCACCGGGGAAGCCTCCCTGATTGCCGTAATGAGGATAGTGCCAGTAGAGCGGTCGGTTGGCGAGGGCTCCCGCACTCGCGCTTCCATCTATCGCGCGATGCCGCAGCAGCGGGACCAAGCTTTCTCCGTCGACGACCGTTCCCCCGTGCTCTGTGGCACCGGCGATCTCGAGGAGCGTCGGATAGACATCCACTGTGCTCACCGGCACATCGCTTGTGCTGCCTGGCTTCGTGACGCCTGGCCATGTGACGAGCCACGGCTCCCGAATGCCCCCTTCGTACAGCCAGCCCTTGCCGCCTCGCAGCGGAAGATTCGAGGTAGGGGCACCTTCCGATGTCGAAAGGCCGCCATTGTCCGAGAGGAAGACGACGACCGTGTTCTCGGCCAGGCCGAGCTCATCGAGCTTTGCCAGCACGCGGCCGACGGCGGTATCCATCGTTTCGACCATGGCCGCGTACACGGCGTGCCGTTGTGCAACTCGCACGCGCCGCGGCTCGTCCACCGGCCACACTTGCTCCTCGTCTGCGAACTCCTCCACGGGTGGTAGTGCGGCCGCCTTGCGCCGGTACTTCGCGACCAGCGCCTCCGGCGCTTGCAGTGGCGTGTGGACGGTGTAGAACGACAAATACAGCAGGAACGGGTCGTCTCTGAGCTCTTCTAGGAGCCCCACCGCTTCCTCGGCGAGCCGTGCCGTGAGGTGCTCATTGGGTGGGCCGTCCTCCAAGCGAGGATTGTTCCAGGGAGCAAAATAGCCCTTGGATGGCGCCCCGGCGCTGTGCCCACCGATGTTGATCTCGAAGCCCTGATTCTCTGGCCAGTACTCCTCGGTCGGTCCCAAGTGCCATTTGCCAAGGAACGCCGTCCGGTAGCCTACGGCCCTGAGGGCCTCCGCCAGCGTGATCTCCCCCAGCGGCATCCGGTCGCTGAGCGGCGCCGGCTTGAACCATCCTTCGCGGGTTCCGGTGAAGAAGTTGGTGGCCGCCACACGTGTCGGGTACTTCCCCGTCATGAGGCTGTATCGTGTGGGGCTGCAGACCGGATTGACCGCGTACCCGGTCGTGAACCGTAGCCCTTCGGAAGCCAGCCGGTCCACGTGCGGCGTCTCGTAGAACGTCTGGGGATTGTTCGCGCCGATGTCCATGTAGCCGAGATCGTCGACGAGAAAGAAGACGATGTTCGGCCGCTCGGACGGCGCAGCTCTGGGCCCTGGAGCGCTCCAATGTGCGCCGAGCAGCAGGGCGATGGTCAGGATGCCACGTGTCCGCATGGGTCACAACTCACAACTTCGACACATCCAGCACTGTGTGGCGAATCCGTTCGCGTTTCCATGTGTAGGTAACATGAACGGAGCCATCGCTCGTCTGGATCATCGCAGGATACGAGAATTCACCAGGCTCGTTCTCGAGCATGACGGTCGGGGTCCACGACCGTCCGTCGCGCGACATTGCGAGCTGCAACTGATGGCGGCCGCGACGTGTTGGATTGTAGACGAGCAGGAAGCGCCCATCGGCGAGGCGGACGCCGTCGATGCCCGCATTGGGATTCGGCAGCGACATCTTGGTCATCGGTGACCAAGAACGGCCCTCGTCCTCGGACCATGCCTGCGTCACGACGCCCTGCTTGCTGCGACAAAGAATCTGTATCCGACCCTGGCCGTGATCCAGGAGGGTGGGTTGGATGGCGTCCCAGTCCTCCGCCTTGTTGACCGGATCGCTCTTCGCCCAGGCACCCAACGGATCCTTGGTCCACTCCATGTGAACGACCCACCCTTTATGCTCGGTGCTCGACCCGGCGAGGATCGTCCCGTCGGCGAGCTGGATTGGCTTGGCACGAATGGGTCCGAGGATCCCGTCTGGCAGCCGCTTCGCGTCGCTCCACGTGCGGCCATGGTCTTTCGACTCTTTCACCAGTCCCCACCATTGTTCGGGACTCGGCCCGACCTTGTAGAAGAGCAATAGGGCGCCCTTGGACGGCTGGAAGAGCACCGGATTCCATGACGGATGACGCGTGCCGTCTGGCTGGATACCGTCGGCGACCTCGACCGGTGGCGACCATGCGCGCCCATCATGGCGGGAGAGCCAGATACCGACGTCCGGCGCTCCCTCCTCGCTGCCGCCGAACCAAGCGGCAACGAGCCCTTTGCTCGTCTCGACAATAGTCGACGCATGCGCCGAAGGGAACGGCGCATGCTCGTAGATGAATTCCGACTGTACGATCGCCGCGTGGTGCGCTCGCGCGGGCGTGGTCTGATCTTGCGATGTGACCATGAGCGTCACGACTGCCCAACAGAGAAGATATGTCACGAGGCCTCCGGGCTGGTAGTTTACCCGAGCGGCCGACTCTGCAAGTGACAGTCGTAGCTCAGGGCCCCGCGTAGCAGGGAGATGAAGGGATGTGTGGTGTGGGGGCACGGCCCGCCCGCGCCCCCGGGAGAGCTACCACTGAATGCTGAGTCCGAATCGGA
The Luteitalea sp. genome window above contains:
- a CDS encoding sulfatase-like hydrolase/transferase is translated as MRTRGILTIALLLGAHWSAPGPRAAPSERPNIVFFLVDDLGYMDIGANNPQTFYETPHVDRLASEGLRFTTGYAVNPVCSPTRYSLMTGKYPTRVAATNFFTGTREGWFKPAPLSDRMPLGEITLAEALRAVGYRTAFLGKWHLGPTEEYWPENQGFEINIGGHSAGAPSKGYFAPWNNPRLEDGPPNEHLTARLAEEAVGLLEELRDDPFLLYLSFYTVHTPLQAPEALVAKYRRKAAALPPVEEFADEEQVWPVDEPRRVRVAQRHAVYAAMVETMDTAVGRVLAKLDELGLAENTVVVFLSDNGGLSTSEGAPTSNLPLRGGKGWLYEGGIREPWLVTWPGVTKPGSTSDVPVSTVDVYPTLLEIAGATEHGGTVVDGESLVPLLRHRAIDGSASAGALANRPLYWHYPHYGNQGGFPGGAVRVGDWKLIERYEDGRAHLYNLADDIGERHDLAPKEPERVEELRDQLHAWYREVNAMFLQPRQPWRPPAYEE
- a CDS encoding sialidase, which gives rise to MVTSQDQTTPARAHHAAIVQSEFIYEHAPFPSAHASTIVETSKGLVAAWFGGSEEGAPDVGIWLSRHDGRAWSPPVEVADGIQPDGTRHPSWNPVLFQPSKGALLLFYKVGPSPEQWWGLVKESKDHGRTWSDAKRLPDGILGPIRAKPIQLADGTILAGSSTEHKGWVVHMEWTKDPLGAWAKSDPVNKAEDWDAIQPTLLDHGQGRIQILCRSKQGVVTQAWSEDEGRSWSPMTKMSLPNPNAGIDGVRLADGRFLLVYNPTRRGRHQLQLAMSRDGRSWTPTVMLENEPGEFSYPAMIQTSDGSVHVTYTWKRERIRHTVLDVSKL